In a single window of the Lodderomyces elongisporus chromosome 4, complete sequence genome:
- the CHA1_2 gene encoding catabolic L-serine/threonine dehydratase, which yields MKLPSIKTSFVEVTDKINSAPCRIFFKNELEQPSGSFKLRGIGYLVARKIEEAEKSNKKSIIVFSSSGGNAGLAAAYAARFFNVKCTVVLPKVSKANVIAKLEELGATVIIHGEHWGEADQHLRETIIKSVGDDVEAIYCHPFDDPLIWEGHSKIVSEILLENQLPNFDKVKGVICSVGGGGLYNGVVEGLRSYNVPVLAMETKQAPTFNETVMNGQVVHLKSVKTLASSLGSPYLSAKAWENYKAHKTYLGLIDDLDAIQGTLDLYDTLGYQVEPACGAAVATVFQRKEFLNYFQGLEKDDIIIVIVCGGSGINEEIIKQYRQMTRNSTK from the coding sequence ATGAAGTTGCCCTCGATTAAAACGTCTTTTGTTGAAGTTACAGATAAAATCAATTCTGCACCTTGTCggatctttttcaaaaatgagCTTGAGCAACCATCTGGAAGTTTCAAACTTCGAGGTATCGGCTATTTAGTTGCAAGGAAAATTGAAGAGGCCGAGAAATCGAACAAAAAGAGTATAATTGtgttttcatcttctgGTGGGAATGCAGGTCTAGCAGCAGCATATGCTGCCAGATTCTTCAATGTCAAGTGTACTGTTGTACTTCCAAAAGTTTCAAAAGCAAATGTAATTGCAAAATTAGAAGAATTGGGAGCCACAGTCATTATTCATGGCGAGCACTGGGGCGAGGCAGACCAACATTTAAGGGAAACAATCATCAAGTCCGTTGGAGATGATGTTGAGGCTATATATTGTCATCCTTTTGATGATCCATTAATTTGGGAAGGGCATAGTAAGATAGTCAGTGAAATCCTTTTGGAAAACCAGTTACCAAACTTTGATAAAGTGAAAGGTGTTATATGTTCTGTTGGGGGCGGTGGTCTATACAATGGTGTCGTTGAAGGGTTAAGATCTTACAATGTCCCAGTCTTGGCAATGGAGACTAAACAAGCCCCAACTTTTAATGAGACGGTCATGAATGGCCAGGTTGTTCATTTAAAGAGTGTAAAGACATTGGCCAGTTCCTTGGGCTCTCCCTACCTTTCAGCTAAAGCTTGGGAAAATTACAAAGCACACAAAACATACCTTGGTTTAATTGACGATTTAGATGCCATACAGGGGACTCTTGATCTTTACGACACTTTGGGGTACCAGGTGGAACCTGCATGTGGAGCTGCCGTTGCTACAGTTTTCCAGAGAAAAGAGTTTTTAAACTACTTTCAAGGTTTGGAGAAGGATGATATAATTATCGTCATTGTATGCGGAGGCTCCGGTATCAACGAGGAGATCATAAAACAGTATAGACAAATGACTAGAAACTCGACAAAATAA